A region of Lacinutrix sp. Hel_I_90 DNA encodes the following proteins:
- a CDS encoding TonB-dependent receptor codes for MKIKFTALLIFAFCISTYAQNVNVTGTVISKMDNMPIVGVNVLVKDSNKGDVTDFDGNFSINDVPVGATLQISYIGYASQEIVITNDDSLRVLLSEDAAALDEVVLVGYGTQKKKEITGAVSVVNSETIENLKPTRIEQALQGQVAGVNITSQSGSPGSASNIRIRGISTNGDNRPLILVDGNVIEDLSVVNPGDIANITVLKDATAGIYGVRAANGVILITTKTGRKSMPMQFDYDAYVGFQQTTREIPLLNATEYVLLRNEAAAANGQTLPFPNVSRLGRGTDWQGEVFETAPIFNNNINVRGGTEKSTYSFGSSLLTQDGIVGGSKANFTRYTTRINFGTELMKNLNIKANLLYTGTIKKSLPENGLGSALFNALNIDPTLTVRQEDGSFTRAENYPIEVINPLAQIESINNLAKVDKLSGVFGVNYKFLDDFSAEVNYQWNYSEVRDRAFFPEADFGNIGSNTVFDREINQLDENENFFRDYTFDALINYEKSFNDIHNLKVTLGNSIFKTTGDGYSFTGRDLGEVTFTTANLNDAAEFIDNFETPVKRSHRLFDSRLLSYFGRVQYNYKSKYLFSAVVRRDGSTSFGPENKFGIFPSASLGWVASDESFLENSNTINFLKLRTSYGILGNDRIPGFAFVSLLDGEGTYVLNDELASGVAIGRISNPEIQWEEQKTFDFGVETRLFNNKINITADYFDRTTENLLLVVESSRILGSSAPGAANPVANAGTVQNSGVEFQIGYNDRITEDLKFNVSYNFTTLDNEVLEVNNGIGYEVGGVFGIGQANPPSRMEVGQPIGVFYGLQTNGIFQSQAEVDAHPSQLALGANAEPGDLRFVDINGDGVLDEDDRTYIGSPIPEVTMGLNLSLDYKDFDFQTYFFASIGNDIVRNYDRNDPVTNKTIYALNRWTGPGTSNTNPRVTTGATSNGVFSDYYVEDGSFIRAQNMQLGYTFNKDKLSNIGLRGIRLYMSVSNVFTLTKYRGFDPTASNGAPIGGGIDPGFYPNPRTFLLGTNVKF; via the coding sequence ATGAAAATTAAATTTACTGCATTACTAATTTTTGCATTTTGTATTTCTACTTACGCTCAAAATGTCAATGTTACTGGTACTGTCATAAGCAAAATGGATAATATGCCTATAGTAGGGGTGAATGTTTTGGTGAAAGACAGTAATAAGGGGGATGTTACCGATTTTGATGGTAATTTTTCTATTAATGATGTTCCTGTTGGAGCGACATTACAAATCAGTTATATAGGATATGCATCTCAAGAAATTGTGATAACCAACGACGATTCACTTAGAGTCTTATTAAGTGAAGACGCTGCTGCATTAGACGAAGTTGTTTTAGTAGGGTATGGAACTCAAAAGAAAAAAGAGATTACAGGAGCAGTTTCGGTAGTCAATTCTGAAACTATCGAAAATCTTAAACCAACGCGAATAGAGCAAGCTCTACAAGGTCAGGTGGCTGGTGTTAATATTACATCTCAATCTGGTTCTCCTGGAAGCGCTTCAAATATTAGAATTCGGGGTATTTCGACCAACGGAGATAATAGACCGCTAATATTAGTTGATGGTAATGTTATTGAAGATCTAAGTGTTGTAAATCCAGGAGATATTGCAAATATTACTGTGTTAAAAGATGCTACTGCTGGTATTTACGGTGTAAGAGCCGCAAATGGTGTGATTCTGATTACAACAAAAACAGGAAGAAAGTCTATGCCTATGCAATTTGACTATGATGCTTATGTAGGTTTTCAACAAACCACAAGGGAAATACCGTTATTAAATGCTACAGAATATGTGTTACTAAGAAATGAAGCAGCTGCAGCAAATGGTCAAACCTTGCCGTTTCCAAATGTAAGCCGATTAGGTCGTGGTACAGATTGGCAGGGTGAGGTATTTGAAACTGCGCCAATTTTTAATAATAATATAAACGTTAGAGGAGGTACAGAAAAATCAACCTATTCCTTTGGTTCATCACTTTTAACGCAAGACGGTATTGTTGGTGGAAGCAAAGCTAATTTTACCCGTTATACAACACGAATAAATTTTGGAACAGAGCTCATGAAAAATCTAAATATAAAAGCAAATCTTTTATATACAGGTACCATTAAAAAATCGCTTCCTGAAAATGGATTAGGTTCAGCATTATTCAATGCTTTAAATATTGATCCAACGTTAACAGTAAGACAGGAAGATGGTAGTTTTACGAGAGCCGAAAATTATCCTATTGAAGTTATTAATCCGTTAGCACAGATTGAAAGTATTAACAATCTTGCTAAGGTGGATAAACTTAGTGGTGTTTTCGGAGTCAATTATAAATTTTTAGATGATTTTTCTGCTGAAGTAAATTACCAATGGAATTATTCGGAGGTAAGGGACAGAGCTTTCTTTCCAGAGGCAGACTTTGGAAATATTGGATCTAACACTGTTTTTGATAGAGAAATCAATCAATTAGATGAGAACGAAAACTTTTTTAGAGATTACACGTTTGACGCTTTAATTAATTATGAAAAAAGTTTCAATGACATCCATAATCTAAAAGTAACATTAGGGAATTCGATTTTTAAAACAACCGGCGATGGGTATTCATTTACAGGAAGAGATTTGGGAGAGGTTACATTTACAACCGCTAATCTTAATGATGCTGCTGAATTTATAGATAATTTTGAAACACCTGTTAAAAGAAGCCATCGACTATTCGATTCGCGATTGCTATCCTATTTTGGAAGAGTACAGTATAATTACAAAAGTAAATATTTGTTTTCGGCAGTAGTGAGACGAGATGGATCTACATCTTTTGGTCCAGAAAATAAATTTGGAATCTTCCCGTCTGCTTCATTGGGTTGGGTGGCTTCAGATGAGTCATTTTTAGAGAATAGTAATACTATTAACTTTCTAAAGTTGAGAACTTCTTATGGTATATTAGGTAATGATAGAATTCCAGGTTTTGCATTTGTATCATTGTTGGACGGAGAAGGAACATACGTATTAAATGATGAATTAGCATCAGGAGTAGCCATTGGTCGTATTTCCAATCCTGAAATTCAATGGGAAGAGCAAAAAACATTTGATTTTGGTGTAGAAACCAGACTCTTTAATAATAAAATAAATATTACAGCAGATTACTTTGATCGCACAACTGAAAATCTGTTGTTAGTTGTAGAGTCCTCACGTATTTTAGGAAGTAGTGCTCCAGGAGCGGCAAACCCAGTAGCAAATGCTGGTACAGTACAAAACAGTGGAGTAGAATTTCAAATAGGTTATAACGACAGAATTACAGAGGATTTAAAATTTAATGTGAGTTATAACTTTACAACCTTAGACAATGAAGTTCTTGAAGTCAATAATGGTATTGGTTATGAAGTTGGAGGTGTATTTGGTATTGGTCAGGCAAATCCACCCTCAAGAATGGAAGTGGGACAACCTATAGGTGTGTTTTATGGTTTACAAACCAACGGTATTTTTCAAAGTCAAGCAGAAGTAGACGCACATCCATCGCAACTTGCCTTGGGGGCTAATGCAGAACCTGGAGATTTAAGATTTGTAGATATAAATGGTGACGGTGTTCTCGATGAAGATGATCGTACTTACATTGGAAGTCCAATTCCAGAGGTTACTATGGGGCTTAATTTATCTTTAGATTATAAGGACTTTGACTTTCAAACATATTTCTTTGCTTCTATAGGTAATGATATTGTAAGAAACTATGATAGAAATGATCCCGTTACAAATAAAACAATTTACGCTTTAAACCGTTGGACTGGTCCAGGGACTTCAAACACCAATCCGAGAGTGACTACAGGAGCGACTTCAAATGGTGTGTTTTCAGATTACTATGTAGAGGACGGTTCATTTATAAGAGCTCAAAACATGCAATTGGGTTATACTTTCAACAAAGATAAATTAAGTAATATTGGTTTAAGAGGAATAAGGCTTTATATGTCTGTAAGTAATGTTTTTACTTTAACCAAATATAGAGGTTTTGATCCTACAGCCTCAAACGGCGCACCCATTGGTGGTGGAATCGATCCAGGATTTTATCCAAATCCAAGAACTTTTTTATTAGGAACAAACGTAAAATTTTAA